TACGACTGTCCTGCGGCCGCTACGAACGCTATGGACTCGAGAAGCCGGACCATGCGCTGGTCACCAAGGACGTCACGGTCAACCCGCGGTGAGTACGACACCACCGGGTACCGCACCCGATTCCCGTTCCTGGACGAATCGATGTTCACCTGGGAGAACGGACAGCCGCTGCTGATCGAGCACACGCTGGTGCCGCGGTACGCCAACCTCTACGTTTCGGCCTGGTCGCGCCGCGGTCCGGTGCCGGGAAGATCATCTCGCACGGCGCGCCTTCCTCGCCGAAGCCGCGGTGACGCAACGGTTGTTCCCGATCCCGCTGTCGGACCTGCTCGCCCGCCGGGCACGGCTGCTCGGCGGCGGGCTCGCGACCTGGGCCGCCCGTCGCGACCTCCCACCACCACCCGCACCTTCACCCAACGGACATCTCGACGCGAGAGAAGATCAAGGAGCTGACCGCATGAGCCTGCCCCCACCGACCTCGCGCAACCGGGCCGTGGTCACCGGTGCCTCCTCCGGCATCGGCACCGCGCTCGCCGAGCACCTGGCCGCCCGCGGCCACTCACTGATCCTCATCGCCCGCCGGGAAGACCGGCTGCGCGAACTCGCCGACCGGCTCGCACAACGGCACCGGGTCGAGGCCGAGGTGTACGCGTGCGACCTCGGCGACCGCGACGCGCGCGCCAAGCTGGTCGCCGATCTGGCCGCCCGCGACATCGCGGTGCTGTGCAACAACGCCGGATTCGCCACCTACGGTCCGCTGTCCACATTGGACGCGCAGCGTGAGGGTCTTCAGGTCGAGCTGGACGTCGTCGCCGTGCACGAACTGACCCTGGCGGTCCTGCCGGGGATGCTGGAGCGCAAGGCGGGCGCGATCCTGATCACCGGCTCGACGGCGGGCAACCAGCCCGGCCCGAACAACACCACCTACGCCGCGTCGAAAGCGTTCGCGAACACGTTCGCCGAGTCGTTGCACGCCGAACTCGCCGGAACCGGGGTGGGGTGCACGCTGCTTGCGCCCGGTCCGGTGAAGACGGAGTTCACCCATGCCGCCGAGGCGCCCGGGCTCGACCGGCTGGTGCCCGGACCGCTGTGGGTGTCCGCCGACGCTGCCGCCAGGCAAGCGATCACGGGTATGGCCAAGGGCAAGCGCCGGGTCGTGCCCGGCCCGTTCGCCAAAGCCCAGACACTGAGCGGGCTCTACGGCCCGCGCTGGATCAGCGCTTCCGTGCTGCGCGCGGTGTACCGGAGGGTGAAGTGAGCGACTGGGAACCCCGTACCCGCACCGACAGCCGCGGCCTCCGGACCGATATGCGGCGCCTGCTCACCCTGGCCGATCCGCGCCACTCCCTCTACCGCGACGCGCACTACTTCACCGCCACCGTCGAAGTCGACCCGCGGGCGATGAAACCGTGGCTGCCGCCCGGAATCCGGCTCGCCGAGCCCGCCCGCGCCGACGCACCACCGATTCTCGCTCGCCCGCACCGCAACGTCATGGGCCTGGCGGGTTTCGCGTTGCCGCGGGTCGTGGCGTTCACCCCGCGCGAGCGGGGCCTCGAAGTCCGGGAGGTCACCGGCTTCGACCTGCGAGTGGGCGGCTCCGAACGCAACCCGCTCGACCAGCTGGGCCTCGGCCGGGTCATCCAGGCCCGGGTGCACCGCGTCGACCTCTCCGCGGGCCTGCCACCACTTCCGCTGCGGCCACTGTCGCCGCTGTTCACCGTGACCCGACTCCGACCGAGGGTGCTCTGACATGACCACGAACCTGTCCGACCAGCTGACCCTGCCCTGCGGCGCCGTGCTGGGCAACCGCATCGCCAAGGCGGGCATGAGCGAACAGCTCGCCGCCCGCGACGGCGCCCCCACCGCCGAACTGTGCCGCCTCTACGCCACCTGGGCCCGCTCCGGGGCCGGGCTGCTCATCACCGGCAACGTCATGATCAACCGCGACGGGCTGGTCGAACCCCGCAACATCATTCTCGACGACGACCGGCACCTGGGCGAATTCAAGACCTGGGCCGACACCGTCCACGCCGGTGGTGCCGCGGTGTGGATGCAGATCAACCACCCCGGCCGGGTCGCCACCGTTCCCTTCACCCGCCGCCCGGTCGCCCCCTCGGCCGGCCGCGAACCCGTGCCCGGCTACAACCTGCGCAAGGCTCGCGAACTGACGGCGACACGGATCCAGGAGCTGATCCGTTCCTACGCTCACACCGCGGAACTCGCCGTCGCCGCCGGTTTCGACGGCGTCCAGATCCACGCGGCGCACGGTTACCTGCTGTCGCAGTTCCTGTCCCCGCTGGCCAACACCCGCGGCGACCACTACGGCCGCGACGCCGCCGGCCGTCGCCGTGCCCTGCTGGAGACCGTGGCCGCTGTGCGCGAGGCCGTCGGCCCGCACGTGCCTGTCTCCGTGAAGCTGAACTCGAAGGACTTCCAGCACGGCGGCTTCACTGAGGCCGAATCCCTCGATGTCGCCGCCGCCCTCGGCGACAGTGGTGTCGACCTGCTGGAGATCACCGGCGGCAACTACGCCGAACCCGCCATGGAAGGCGTCCACCACACCGGCCGCGCCGCGACCGGGGAAGCCTACTTCGCCGACTACGCAACGAAAGTCCGCGAACGCGTCGGCGTGCCGCTCATGCTCACCGGCGGCCTGCGCACCCGCGAAACCATGCAACGCCTACTGGGTGACGGAACGACCGACGTGATCGGCATTGCCCGTCCGATGGCGTTCGTGCCCGACTACCCAGCCCGCCTCCTGGCAGGCGAACCCGAGCCGCTCCTGCCCACCGGCCTCCGCCCGACCGGCTACCGGCCACTGGACGGCTACCTCCAGCTCGCCACGCACAACGCCCAGTTCCACCGCATCGCCGCCGGCCGCACCCCGCAGACCCAAGCCGGCATCGGCACCGTGCTCCGCGCACTCGCCACCATGGCGGGCGCCATGACCAGTCAGGTGGTGCTGCCCCGATGAGCATCGACGCCGGCAGGCGGGCGGCAAAGTCGCGGTGAGCAGGGGGCGCTATCTTAGAGCGCTCTCTTCCGAGCCTTCGCGAACTCTTTCCCGGCCTTGGTGCCCCCATCGACCAGGATGTCGACCCCGGTCAGATAGCCGGGTGCTTCGCTTGCGCAGAACGCGAGCACAGCCGCGACCTCCTCGGGCTTGCCGAATCGCTTGATCGCCGCCGATTTCACCAGGTCGCCGGCGCCGTGGTTCTCCTCCAGGCGCCCCATCGCGGTATCGAAGCTCCCTGGGGAGACAGAAACAACCCGCGCTCCCCGCTCACCGAACCCGGCCGCCAGGAAACGGCTGTACCAGTGGACGAAGTTCTTGCTGATCGCGTAGGCCAGTCCGGGTTTCAGCTTTCGGCCGACAAACCTCGCGCGACTGACGATCGCCTTCTCGAAGTCGCCGGGCCGTTGCTCGGCAAGGCGGAAAGCACGGAGCGGGACGAGGAGCTTGGGAATGCTGTGTCCGGCGGTTGATGCCACATTGACGAGTACGTCACCCTCCGCGGCCCGCGCGAGAAATGTCCGCGCGATGTGGACGGTGCCGGTCGCGTTGATGCGAGTGATGCGTTCAGCCGTACCCATGTGCGGACTGATTCCAGCGGCATGGACTACCGCGCGAACGTGACTTTCTTCAGCCTCCGCGCGCTGGAACAATTGCTCGACGGATGCCTTGTCGGTGATGTCGCAGACCACGCCGATCGCTTCGACTCCGGCCGTGGTCAGCTCGCGCACCGCGTCATCGAGGCGCGTCCGGTCCAGGTCCGCCAGCACGATCCGGTGGTCGTGCCCCATGAGCCTCGCCGTTGCCAGCCCCATGCCGCCGGTCCCGCCGGTGATGATCGCCGTGGGTCGTGCGGACTGTGCGGCCGGCATGGTCAGTTCGCCGGCCGTCCCGCGCCGGCGTAGTCGTCGCCGGGGCGGCGGTAGGCGTGCACCTGCACCGCCTGGCCGAAGGTCGGCGCGTCCACCATCTGCTTGTTGCCCACGTAGATGCCGACGTGGTGGATCTTCGTCGACGGATTGCCGAAGAACACCAGGTCGCCGAGTTGCGGCTCCTCCTCGACCGGCACCAGCGGCACGCTGCCGTACTGCCAGTGCGCGGTGCGCTTGAGCGTGATGCCCGCGTTGCCGTAGGCCGCGGTGGTCAGCCCGGAGCAGTCGAAGCCTTCGTGCCCGCCCTCGATGCCGTTGCCGCCCCACACGTACGGCAGGCCGATCTTCTCGATGGCGAAGTAGACCGCCTTGAGCACCGAGGCCTTCGGCGGCGAGTCGGTTTTCGCGACCGTGCCGTAGACGTTCGCGGTGGCCAGCACGCGGTGCAGGAACAGCGGCGCGTCCTGGAGCGAGCTGACCGCGTTCCACCAGGTCGGGCCGTCGGACAGGTCGCGGCCGCCGTCGCCGCACAGGGCGCGGGCGGCGGTCAGCGCGGCGTCGTCGAGGTTCTGCGGATCGGGCGCGCCCGCACCACTCGCGCTGCGGGCCCACTTGTCCCAGATCGCCGGGGTCAGCTGCATCGGGCCGTTCGCGTCCCGCTCGGAGACCACGGTGCCGTTGAAGTCGAGCAGTTCGACGGTGCCGATCGGCTGTGCCGGGCGGCCGTCCTCACCGATCACCCCGCCGACGCGGCCGTGGTCGCTGGCGTTCTTGCCGATCCCGGCGAGCGTCACCCACGACACGTGGCAGCCGGGCTGCTCCTGGCCCATGGTGATGGTCGCCTTGGCGTAGGCGAGCATCGACCGCTGCGGGATCTCCAGCCAGGTCGAGTACTGCGCGGCCCAGTCGTCGAGCTGCTTGCCCGGCGACGCGGGCAGCGCCGCGCCCGGCTGCGGTTGCGGGGTGCTCGGTGCGGGCGCCGGTGGCTCGGGGGATGCCGGGGGAGCGGTGTTCGCCGCGCTGTCCGCCTGCGGCGAGCCGTTGTCCTGGCCGTTGGCCAGCACAAAGAGCCCGGTCGCCACGGCCACCGCGACCAGCGCGATGACCAGCGCGCGCCGGACCGGCCGCTGCCTGGTTTCCTCCGCCACCACTACCCCCTGATCCCGTCGAGCACGAACTGGCGCAGGCCGTCGAGGTCAGTGTCCACGGCGACCTCGATCGACGGGCCCTCCGGCTCGCCGTTGGCTTCCCGATGTGTCCAACGACGCTGGTCCAGCAGGGTCGCGCCCCGGTGCGGACCGAACGAGCAGTCCACGTCCACCGGGAACCGCTCGGTCTCCAGCAGCCCCGGCCGGATCGCCTCGGCCACCGCGACCGCGTCGTGCAGCACGATGCCGTCGTACCCGAGTTCCTTGCGGTAGTGGTCGAGGTAATCACCGGTGAGCGAAACCAGCACCTCGCCGACGGGATCACCGTCGGCCAGCTCGGCCAGCCAGTCGGTGGACACCGCGCAGCGGCGGGTCAGGTCCATCGGCACCAGCGTGACCGGCACGCGCTCCTCCACCAGCACCCGGCGGGCGGCCTCGGGATCGGCCCAGACGTTGAACTCGGCGGCCGC
The genomic region above belongs to Amycolatopsis sp. YIM 10 and contains:
- a CDS encoding C40 family peptidase; protein product: MAEETRQRPVRRALVIALVAVAVATGLFVLANGQDNGSPQADSAANTAPPASPEPPAPAPSTPQPQPGAALPASPGKQLDDWAAQYSTWLEIPQRSMLAYAKATITMGQEQPGCHVSWVTLAGIGKNASDHGRVGGVIGEDGRPAQPIGTVELLDFNGTVVSERDANGPMQLTPAIWDKWARSASGAGAPDPQNLDDAALTAARALCGDGGRDLSDGPTWWNAVSSLQDAPLFLHRVLATANVYGTVAKTDSPPKASVLKAVYFAIEKIGLPYVWGGNGIEGGHEGFDCSGLTTAAYGNAGITLKRTAHWQYGSVPLVPVEEEPQLGDLVFFGNPSTKIHHVGIYVGNKQMVDAPTFGQAVQVHAYRRPGDDYAGAGRPAN
- a CDS encoding SDR family NAD(P)-dependent oxidoreductase, translating into MPAAQSARPTAIITGGTGGMGLATARLMGHDHRIVLADLDRTRLDDAVRELTTAGVEAIGVVCDITDKASVEQLFQRAEAEESHVRAVVHAAGISPHMGTAERITRINATGTVHIARTFLARAAEGDVLVNVASTAGHSIPKLLVPLRAFRLAEQRPGDFEKAIVSRARFVGRKLKPGLAYAISKNFVHWYSRFLAAGFGERGARVVSVSPGSFDTAMGRLEENHGAGDLVKSAAIKRFGKPEEVAAVLAFCASEAPGYLTGVDILVDGGTKAGKEFAKARKRAL
- a CDS encoding NADH:flavin oxidoreductase/NADH oxidase family protein translates to MTTNLSDQLTLPCGAVLGNRIAKAGMSEQLAARDGAPTAELCRLYATWARSGAGLLITGNVMINRDGLVEPRNIILDDDRHLGEFKTWADTVHAGGAAVWMQINHPGRVATVPFTRRPVAPSAGREPVPGYNLRKARELTATRIQELIRSYAHTAELAVAAGFDGVQIHAAHGYLLSQFLSPLANTRGDHYGRDAAGRRRALLETVAAVREAVGPHVPVSVKLNSKDFQHGGFTEAESLDVAAALGDSGVDLLEITGGNYAEPAMEGVHHTGRAATGEAYFADYATKVRERVGVPLMLTGGLRTRETMQRLLGDGTTDVIGIARPMAFVPDYPARLLAGEPEPLLPTGLRPTGYRPLDGYLQLATHNAQFHRIAAGRTPQTQAGIGTVLRALATMAGAMTSQVVLPR
- a CDS encoding SDR family oxidoreductase; the encoded protein is MTQRLFPIPLSDLLARRARLLGGGLATWAARRDLPPPPAPSPNGHLDAREDQGADRMSLPPPTSRNRAVVTGASSGIGTALAEHLAARGHSLILIARREDRLRELADRLAQRHRVEAEVYACDLGDRDARAKLVADLAARDIAVLCNNAGFATYGPLSTLDAQREGLQVELDVVAVHELTLAVLPGMLERKAGAILITGSTAGNQPGPNNTTYAASKAFANTFAESLHAELAGTGVGCTLLAPGPVKTEFTHAAEAPGLDRLVPGPLWVSADAAARQAITGMAKGKRRVVPGPFAKAQTLSGLYGPRWISASVLRAVYRRVK